In Pyrus communis chromosome 1, drPyrComm1.1, whole genome shotgun sequence, the following are encoded in one genomic region:
- the LOC137732936 gene encoding uncharacterized protein — MKDNDSPTLITIPSSTVIRKDTSSSSSSKAGGFLDKNRYKFSVLAAILLLAFWSMFTGCVTLKWSAGNLSHLSDDLDIPTFDDLDILEVEEREKVVRHMWDLYTQSSSSSSTSRLPLFWQEAFEAAYEHLSSDVAAVRDAAVSEIAKMSICSIVLDPIPLQSTNIREMQKKRSKKAEEGKKVTTLRSSS; from the exons ATGAAGGACAACGATTCACCGACACTGATAACAATCCCATCATCAACGGTGATCAGGAAGGACAcctcgtcgtcgtcgtcgtcgaaAGCCGGAGGCTTTCTTGACAAGAATCGCTACAAGTTCTCGGTTTTAGCTGCGATTCTCCTCCTCGCTTTCTGGTCAATGTTCACGGGGTGCGTCACCCTCAAATGGTCCGCCGGCAACTTATCCCACCTCTCCGACGACCTTGATATCCCGACCTTCGACGATCTCGACATTCTA GaggtggaggagagagagaaggtagTGAGGCACATGTGGGATTTGTACACGcagagcagcagcagcagcagcacgaGTCGACTGCCGCTGTTTTGGCAGGAGGCTTTCGAGGCGGCGTACGAGCATTTGAGCAGCGACGTTGCTGCCGTTCGAGACGCCGCCGTTTCGGAGATTGCCAAGATGTCCATCTGCTCCATCGTTCTTGATCCCATCCCACTTCAATCAACG AACATAAGAGAAATGCAGAAGAAGAGATCCAAGAAAGCGGAGGAAGGCAAGAAGGTGACTACATTACGAAGTAGTAGCTAG
- the LOC137732942 gene encoding protein ESSENTIAL FOR POTEXVIRUS ACCUMULATION 1-like, whose amino-acid sequence MADLSSSASRNQLSVTTPPQISKGGQGSENPIPLSPQWLLPKPGESKQGMLTEEKLPSPNPSFGSRLDTMKSSGNGDEIHDTLKKKDVFRPSLMDMEAGGRRERWRDEERDTNFSGRKDHWRDGDKEIGDTRRMDRRMENSSAKHFGEARRAPPERWTDSSNKESNYEQRRESKWNTRWGPDDKEAEGLRDKWADSGRDASMHLDKGLSHVGNYVRDEKDGDHYRPWRSNSSQARGRGDPSHNQTLSTNKNAPIYSSNWGRGENAPPTFSVGHGRSSSGGGFMNSSPAIPQSIGTVLDKVESEHGEPYPLRYSRTKLIDVYRKADMKSYQKLVDGFIEMGSLTVDEPLEPLALCAPNSEEMVLLKGIDKGDIVSSGAPQTSKDGRNPNDFTQSRRPKLGSREDIPLALSDCKDESIASSKGGLPIYSEGFSYERQVLHHGSSLKAETTQEQKTYSQSNFRGEAFRGDSGPFRRVEEVPVGADLSMQGGITAHSGSPWRAPSQERAHTVLHDWKEIPGDIKSRTPDMGWSLRPKDLNNEWESRDEARWKTSDDPVIRRQPSGILDREQELRKPQQLSPEDLQLYYKDPQGIIQGPFSGADIIGWFEAGYFGIDLLVRIAGASNDTPFLALGDIMPHLRAKARPPPGFTAPKPEVADTSRRPNFSNVGMMQAGISEAEMAINDPRNKQGSTAEAENRFLESLMSGNPSGSPLQKFPFTEGLQGFMENNLHTGLDNLFAKRMVLERQRSFPNPHQYWPGRDASSVIPKSEIVPDANLLSSVAESPSQPPHTQSSDIMSILQGLTDRSSSGIHNGAAGRSTFPVQGGSDPLQSNFPPQAPLQINFPPQVPLGFQQQRLHPQNQQSLLSQAMDGSSISTQEKLLSSGLLQDPQVLGMLQQQYLLQLHSQAPVPTQQMTLLDKLLLLKQQQQKQEEEQSLLRQQQQLLSQVMSEHQARQHFTEPSFGQMQASAVLKGIDPSRLQSSQEMFPVGTNVQVPNTQNELTSSYMTLPPQGTQDISHNVSEGASSVLPHQVLENITHQSSLDVNMAAPISIQQESLPMSTSVESSPLLDVMIKSREVSLARDIPGSDFLLVKTLERAAENTFIADGSAGVSISQGVADSLPSLGAFEKDVHEHIKDVNVQSGNQIEEQQIEREKCNDEAPTIVEAKNVEVRGQRKTSEKKSKKQKSAKAQSSGDQAKGASNALSEAEKPVVSDTKLETRGNRGSKSVIVTAEAVESRQGENLEPVKVSGGDKEPNEFRGDSKLVESVSGQSTETQIWQRGWKPAPGFKAKSLLEIQQEEQRKARTEVIIPEVIINSPSLSTPWAGVVVNSEPKISTETPVDAGIHDLNVGKPKTSQISKSKKSPLHDLLAEEVLAKSSERDFEIPNGVSTQHPSQIMPTRPESVDDDNFIEAKDTKKSRKRSAKSKGVGTKTSVSVTAVDVPVSSSPTEKVKSSRSVHQEDEVLPAIPSGPSLGDFVLWKGETANPAPSPAWSTDSGKISKPTSLRDIQKEQEKRVAAAQHQNQIPTPQKSQPPQVTRSSAPSWSLSASSPSEAASPIATNSHASQSRNKVEDDLFWGPIDQAKQENKQADFPHLASQGSRGVKITPVKGTSAGSLGGQKSVGGKATERLLSSSPSQTSMKAKRDAMTKQSEAMGFRDWCKNECIRLIGTKDTSFLEFCLKQSKSEAELLLKENLGSYDPDHEFIDKFLNYKELLPADVLEIAFQKGNDQRVAGLSGRDVNSYGADVGDVDQGASSKGVGKKKGKKGKKVSPAVLGFNVVSNRIMMGEIQTLED is encoded by the exons ATGGCCGACCTCTCCAGCTCCGCCTCCCGCAACCAGCTCTCCGTCACCACTCCGCCCCAGATCTCCAAAG GTGGACAAGGTTCTGAGAATCCTATTCCCCTTTCACCGCAATGGCTTCTGCCTAAGCCCGGGGAGAGTAAGCAGGGAATGTTAACCGAG GAAAAACTTCCCAGCCCAAATCCATCCTTTGGCAGTCGCTTGGATACCATGAAATCATCAGGTAATGGTGATGAAATTCACGATACCCTGAAGAAGAAGGATGTTTTCAGGCCATCCTTGATGGATATGGAAGCTGGTGGTCGTCGTGAACGCTGGCGTGATGAAGAAAGAGACACCAACTTCTCAGGACGCAAAGATCATTGGAGGGATGGGGATAAGGAAATTGGTGACACTCGCAGGATGGATCGACGGATGGAAAATTCATCTGCAAAGCACTTTGGAGAAGCACGTCGTGCCCCACCTGAGCGGTGGACTGACTCAAGTAACAAGGAATCCAATTATGAACAACGGCGAGAGAGCAAATGGAACACGCGTTGGGGGCCTGATGACAAGGAGGCAGAAGGTTTGCGTGACAAGTGGGCAGACTCTGGTAGAGATGCTAGCATGCATCTTGATAAGGGTTTGTCTCATGTTGGAAATTATGTAAGGGATGAGAAGGATGGGGATCACTACCGGCCTTGGAGATCAAATTCATCCCAAGCCCGAGGAAGGGGAGATCCTTCTCATAACCAGACTctatcaacaaacaagaatgcTCCTATATATTCATCTAATTGGGGGCGTGGGGAAAATGCACCTCCCACCTTTTCTGTTGGTCATGGAAGGAGTAGCTCTGGTGGAGGCTTTATGAACAGCAGTCCTGCTATTCCTCAGTCTATAGGAACTGTATTGGACAAAGTTGAAAGTGAACATGGAGAGCCTTATCCATTAAGGTATAGTAGGACAAAGCTGATTGATGTATACAGGAAGGCTGATATGAAATCATATCAAAAACTAGTTGACGGGTTTATAGAAATGGGTTCTCTTACGGTGGATGAACCATTGGAGCCTCTGGCGCTTTGTGCACCGAATTCTGAGGAAATG GTTCTTTTGAAGGGAATTGACAAAGGAGATATAGTAAGTAGTGGTGCACCCCAGACTTCTAAAGATGGAAGGAACCCAAATGATTTTACACAGTCAAGAAGACCAAAGCTTG GCAGTAGAGAAGATATACCCCTCGCACTTAGTGACTGTAAAGATGAAAGCATTGCTAGTTCAAAAGGTGGTCTTCCTATTTATTCAGAGGGCTTTTCTTATGAAAGGCAGGTGCTCCATCATGGATCCAGCCTAAAAGCAGAAACAACGCAGGAGCAGAAAACATACTCACAGAGCAATTTCAGAGGGGAAG CTTTTAGAGGAGACAGTGGTCCCTTCAGAAGGGTTGAGGAGGTACCTGTTGGTGCAGATTTGAGCATGCAGGGAGGTATTACTGCTCACTCTGGCTCTCCATGGAGAGCTCCATCACAAGAGCGTGCACATACAGTCTTGCATGATTGGAAAGAGATTCCCGGTGATATCAAGTCAAGAACTCCTGATATGGGCTGGTCACTAAGACCGAAAGATCTTAATAACGAATGGGAAAGTAGGGATGAGGCAAGATGGAAAACCAGTGACGATCCAGTTATAAGGAGGCAGCCATCTGGAATTCTAGATAGGGAACAAGAATTGAGAAAACCTCAGCAGCTTTCTCCAGAGGATCTTCAGCTTTATTATAAAGATCCTCAAGGAATAATTCAAGGTCCTTTTTCTGGGGCTGACATTATTGGCTGGTTTGAGGCTGGATATTTTGGCATAGATTTGCTAGTTCGCATAGCAGGTGCTTCAAATGATACACCATTTTTGGCACTTGGTGATATTATGCCTCATTTACGAGCTAAAGCTAGACCACCACCTGGATTTACTGCACCTAAACCGGAGGTTGCAGATACATCAAGAAGGCCAAACTTTAGTAATGTTGGGATGATGCAAGCTGGCATAAGTGAGGCAGAGATGGCAATAAATGATCCAAGGAATAAACAGGGTTCAACAGCAGAAGCTGAGAATAGGTTTCTGGAGTCACTAATGTCTGGTAATCCGAGTGGCTCACCACTTCAGAAGTTTCCTTTTACGGAAG GTTTACAAGGATTTATGGAAAACAATCTTCATACTGGATTAGATAATCTGTTCGCCAAGAGAATGGTTCTTGAACGACAGAGGTCTTTTCCCAATCCTCATCAATATTGGCCTGGGAGAGATGCTTCATCTGTGATACCTAAGTCGGAGATTGTCCCAGATGCAAACCTCCTCTCTTCAGTGGCAGAAAGTCCTAGTCAGCCTCCTCATACCCAAAGCTCTGACATCATGTCCATCCTTCAAGGATTAACTGACCGGTCATCATCGGGCATACATAATGGTGCTGCTGGTCGGTCAACTTTTCCTGTCCAAGGTGGCTCAGACCCACTCCAGAGTAATTTTCCTCCCCAAGCCCCACTCCAGATTAACTTTCCTCCCCAGGTCCCTCTTGGATTCCAACAGCAGAGGCTGCATCCTCAGAATCAACAATCTTTACTTTCCCAAGCTATGGATGGTTCAAGTATTTCAACGCAAGAGAAATTACTTTCTTCTGGTTTATTACAAGATCCACAAGTGTTGGGCATGTTGCAACAGCAGTATTTATTGCAGTTACATTCCCAAGCGCCTGTTCCAACACAACAAATGACATTGTTGGATAAGCTCTTGTTGCTGAAGCAGCAGCAACAGAAACAGGAGGAGGAGCAAAGTTTGTTAAGGCAACAACAGCAGCTGCTTTCCCAGGTTATGTCAGAGCATCAAGCTCGACAGCATTTTACTGAGCCATCTTTTGGACAGATGCAGGCTTCTGCGGTGCTGAAAGGGATAGATCCTTCCCGGCTTCAGTCATCACAAGAAATGTTTCCAGTTGGTACAAATGTGCAAGTTCCCAATACGCAAAATGAACTCACTAGTAGTTATATGACTTTGCCTCCCCAAGGTACCCAAGATATTAGTCATAATGTTAGTGAGGGAGCATCCTCAGTGTTACCTCATCAAGTGCTTGAGAATATTACTCATCAAAGTAGTCTGGATGTTAATATGGCAGCACCAATTTCTATTCAGCAGGAGTCATTGCCAATGTCAACAAGTGTTGAGAGCTCACCTTTGCTTGATGTGATGATCAAATCTAGAGAGGTGTCCCTTGCACGGGACATACCTGGATCTGACTTCCTTCTTGTGAAAACCCTGGAACGGGCAGCTGAAAACACTTTCATAGCTGACGGATCTGCTGGGGTTTCAATTTCTCAGGGTGTTGCAGATTCTTTGCCATCATTGGGAGCTTTCGAGAAAGATGTACATGAGCATATTAAGGATGTGAATGTTCAATCAGGCAATCAAATTGAAGAACAGCAGATTGAAAGGGAAAAATGCAATGATGAGGCTCCTACAATAGTTGAAGCAAAGAATGTTGAAGTAAGAGGGCAAAGAAAGACTTCTGAGAAGAAGTCCAAGAAGCAAAAATCTGCCAAGGCACAGTCTTCTGGTGATCAAGCAAAAGGAGCATCCAATGCGCTGTCTGAAGCTGAAAAGCCTGTTGTTAGCGACACAAAATTGGAGACTAGAGGCAACCGAGGCAGTAAGTCTGTAATTGTTACAGCAGAGGCTGTGGAATCCCGACAAGGTGAAAATCTAGAACCTGTAAAAGTTTCTGGAGGTGATAAGGAACCTAATGAATTCAGGGGTGATTCTAAGTTAGTTGAGTCTGTTTCTGGGCAAAGTACTGAAACACAGATTTGGCAGCGAGGTTGGAAACCTGCTCCTGGTTTTAAGGCGAAATCGTTGCTAGAAATTCAACAGGAAGAACAGAGGAAGGCACGGACAGAAGTGATTATACCTGAGGTCATCATCAACTCCCCCAGTTTGTCAACTCCTTGGGCCGGGGTTGTAGTCAATTCAGAACCAAAAATATCTACTGAAACTCCGGTAGATGCAGGTATTCATGACTTAAATGTTGGGAAGCCCAAAACTTCTCAAATCTCAAAGAGCAAGAAGAGCCCGCTGCATGATTTATTAGCAGAGGAGGTTTTGGCCAAGTCTAGTGAAAGAGATTTTGAAATTCCTAATGGTGTATCAACTCAGCATCCTTCACAAATTATGCCCACCCGTCCAGAATCTGTAGATGACGATAACTTTATTGAGGCAAAAGACACCAAAAAAAGTCGCAAAAGGTCAGCAAAATCAAAGGGTGTTGGAACCAAGACCTCAGTATCAGTCACAGCTGTAGATGTGCCTGTTAGTTCAAGCCCCACTGAGAAAGTCAAAAGCTCCCGTTCTGTACATCAGGAAGATGAAGTATTGCCTGCAATTCCATCAGGGCCTTCATTGGGAGATTTTGTTCTTTGGAAAGGAGAAACAGCTAACCCTGCTCCTTCTCCAGCATGGTCTACGGACTCTGGGAAGATTTCTAAACCCACATCTTTAAGAGATATCCAAAAGGAGCAGGAGAAGAGGGTTGCTGCTGCTCAGCACCAAAATCAGATTCCAACTCCTCAGAAATCACAGCCACCTCAAGTCACCCGCAGTAGTGCTCCATCATGGTCACTTTCAGCATCATCTCCATCTGAGGCTGCATCTCCCATTGCGACTAATTCCCATGCTTCTCAGTCGAGAAATAAAGTAGAAGATGACTTATTCTGGGGCCCAATTGATCAAGCAAAGCAAGAAAATAAGCA GGCAGATTTTCCTCATCTTGCAAGCCAGGGCAGTCGGGGAGTGAAAATTACTCCTGTTAAAGGAACTTCAGCTGGTTCATTAGGCGGGCAGAAATCAGTGGGTGGAAAAGCAACTGAGCGATTACTTTCATCCTCACCGTCTCAGACATCTATGAAAGCAAAAAGAGATGCCATGACCAAGCAATCAG AGGCCATGGGCTTCCGGGATTGGTGCAAGAACGAGTGCATTAGGCTTATTGGCACGAAAG ataCGAGTTTCCTTGAGTTTTGCCTGAAGCAATCCAAATCGGAGGCTGAGTTGCTTCTGAAAGAGAACCTAGGGTCGTATGATCCCGATCACGAATTCATTGACAAATTTCTCAACTACAAGGAGTTGCTACCTGCTGATGTCCTTGAAATTGCGTTTCAAAAAGGGAATGACCAAAGGGTCGCTGGGTTGAGCGGTAGAGATGTGAATTCGTACGGTGCAGATGTTGGGGATGTGGACCAAGGCGCGTCCTCCAAAGGGGTTGGCAAGAAGAAggggaagaaaggaaagaaggTTAGTCCGGCAGTCTTGGGATTTAATGTCGTGAGTAACCGCATCATGATGGGTGAGATCCAGACACTGGAAGATTAG
- the LOC137734318 gene encoding deoxyuridine 5'-triphosphate nucleotidohydrolase, giving the protein MPQQDAQNGSHEVKEPSPKIAKLHENGDISGNATPFFRVKKLTEKAVLPARGSPLSAGYDLSSATETKVPARGKALVPTDLSIAVPEGTYARIAPRSGLAWKHSIDVGAGVIDADYRGPVGVVLFNFSDVDFEIKEGDRIAQLIIEKIITPDVVDVEDLDSTFRGAGGFGSTGV; this is encoded by the exons ATGCCCCAGCAAGACGCGCAGAACGGAAGCCATGAAGTCAAAGAGCCGAGTCCCAAGATCGCCAAGCTTCACGAGAATGGCGACATTTCTGGAAACGCCACCCCATTTTTCCGGGTGAAGAAGCTCACTGAAAAGGCGGTTTTGCCGGCCAGAGGTTCCCCACTCTCTGCAGGCTATGATCTCTCAAG CGCGACGGAGACGAAAGTTCCGGCCAGAGGAAAAGCCCTGGTCCCAACCGATCTGAGCATTGCCGTCCCTGAAGGAACCTATGCCCGAATTG CGCCACGATCGGGGCTGGCATGGAAGCACTCGATCGACGTCGGAGCTGGTGTCATCGATGCAGATTACAGAGGTCCCGTTGGGGTGGTGCTGTTCAACTTTTCTGATGTTGATTTTGAGATCAAGGAGGGTGACAGGATTGCACAGCTGATCATTGAGAAGATCATCACCCCTGATGTTGTGGACGTTGAGGATTTGGATTCCACGTTCAGAGGTGCCGGAGGGTTTGGGTCTACCGGAGTTTAG
- the LOC137734311 gene encoding glucose-6-phosphate isomerase, cytosolic 2B translates to MASSVLISDAQPWKDLKAHVEDIKKTHLRNLLNDVKRSQAMTVEFDGLLLDYSRQCATVETLQKLLKLAEAASLKEKINRMFGGEHINSTENRSVLHVALRAPRNAAIQCDGKNVVPDVWEVLDKIQKFSESIRSGSWVGATGKALKDVIAVGIGGSFLGPLFVHTALQTDPEAMEAAKGRQLHFLANVDPIDVARNIAGFNPETTLVVVVSKTFTTAETMLNARTLREWISSSLGPAAVAKHMVAVSTNLTLVEKFGIDPRNAFAFWDWVGGRYSVCSAVGVLPLSLQYGFSVVEKFLKGASSIDQHFYSTPFEKNIPVLLGLLSIWNVSFLGYPARAILPYSQALEKLAPHIQQVSMESNGKGVSIDGVILPFETGEIDFGEPGTNGQHSFYQLIHQGRVIPCDFIGVVKSQQPVYLKGEVVSNHDELMSNFFAQPDALAYGKHPEQLKKENVPEHLITHKTFTGNRPSLSLLLPSLNAYNIGQLLAIYEHRIAVEGFVWGINSFDQWGVELGKSLASQVRKQLNASRTKGQPIEGFNYSTATLLTKYLEASKDIPADLPTLLPQI, encoded by the exons ATGGCTTCGTCTGTTCTGATCTCTGATGCTCAGCCGTGGAAGGATTTGAAG GCTCACGTTGAAGACATAAAGAAGACCCATTTGCGCAACTTGCTGAACGATGTCAAGCGGTCCCAGGCAATGACGGT TGAGTTTGATGGGCTCCTGTTGGACTACTCGCGGCAGTGTGCCACAGTTGAAACCTTGCAGAAGCTCCTCAAGTTGGCGGAG GCTGCATCCCTCAAAGAGAAGATTAATCGAATGTTTGGTGGAGAGCAT ATAAACAGCACAGAAAATAGATCGGTGCTTCATGTAGCTCTTCGTGCTCCAAGGAATGCAGCTATACAGTGTGATGGGAAAAATGTGGTCCCGGATGTTTGGGAAGTTCTGGACAAGATCCAAAAGTTCTCAGAGAGTATTCGAAGTGGATCTTGG GTTGGAGCCACAGGAAAAGCATTGAAGGATGTTATTGCGGTTGGTATTGGTGGCAGCTTCTTAGGTCCTCTATTTGTGCACACAGCTCTTCAAACAG ATCCAGAGGCTATGGAAGCAGCAAAGGGAAGGCAGCTGCATTT TCTTGCAAATGTTGATCCTATTGATGTTGCAAGAAATATTGCAGGGTTCAACCCAGAAACTACCCTTG TTGTGGTAGTTTCAAAGACTTTTACAACAGCTGAAACTATGTTGAATGCTCGAACCCTTAGGGAATGGATTTCATCTTCACTCGG GCCTGCTGCAGTTGCAAAGCATATGGTTGCAGTCAGCACTAATCTTACG CTTGTAGAGAAATTTGGAATTGACCCAAGAAATGCTTTTGCATTTTGGGACTGGGTTGGTGGCCGATATAGTG TTTGTAGTGCTGTTGGAGTGTTGCCCTTATCTCTTCAGTATGGGTTCTCAGTTGTTGAGAA GTTCTTAAAGGGAGCTTCAAGCATTGATCAACACTTCTACTCAACACCATTTGAGAAAAATATACCT GTTCTTTTAGGTCTGTTGAGCATATGGAATGTATCATTTCTTGGATACCCTGCAAGA GCTATCTTACCTTACTCCCAAGCACTGGAGAAGCTTGCTCCACACATTCAACAG gTTAGCATGGAAAGTAACGGCAAGGGTGTATCAATTGATGGTGTAATACTTCCCTTTGAGACTGGTGAAATAGACTTTGGTGAACCTGGAACAAATGGTCAGCACAGCTTTTACCAACTAATTCACCAG GGCCGTGTTATTCCTTGTGACTTTATTGGTGTTGTGAAGAGTCAGCAACCTGTTTACCTGAAAG GTGAAGTGGTGAGTAATCATGATGAGCTCATGTCTAACTTTTTTGCACAGCCCGATGCCCTTGCCTATGGAAAG CACCCGGAACAGCTGAAGAAAGAGAATGTTCCAGAGCATCTTATCACTCATAAG ACTTTCACTGGAAATCGGCCTTCTCTCAGCCTTCTGCTTCCATCACTTAATGCTTACAACATCGGGCAG TTGTTGGCAATTTATGAACACAGAATTGCAGTTGAAGGTTTTGTATGGGGAATCAATTCTTTTGACCAGTGGGGAGTAGAATTGGGAAAG TCATTGGCTAGTCAAGTTAGAAAGCAACTCAATGCATCTCGTACAAAAGGGCAACCTATCGAGGGCTTCAACTACAGTACCGCAACGTTGTTAACAAAATACTTGGAG GCAAGTAAAGATATTCCTGCTGACCTTCCGACACTTTTGCCACAGATATAG